The Mangifera indica cultivar Alphonso chromosome 12, CATAS_Mindica_2.1, whole genome shotgun sequence DNA window CATCTATCTATCTGTGATTGTGAGCATCTTATCATTACATTTTTCTTGTTAGTACAGGTGCCTGCCTACCTTAGTTTTTCTGTTAATATTCAAAGTTGTATGTGTTTAATGCTTGTGCCTAGGACCTGCTGAAACCATCCTTTTTCGTTTTAAGTAATGCTCTAAAATCCTTTATAAAATAAGTTTGTTGATcttactaaaatttgaaatacaattgttttttcagcatttatttttaaactacaAGGACGCGCTGACAAGCAATTCATGCTACGatttgtttttctaatttttttacttattcattttttcttcttcatttggaTGCAGTTATCAGTGTGCATTATATTGACAGAAGACATTCTGGGCAACTATGGGAAAACCCATAACTTTTACAGAGTCAGATTTGCTGTTTAACCTTCTATCAGTTCTGTAATTTTTGAGGGATGTTAGTAGTGGCTCATTTTTTCGTGGCCATCcttcaataataaaaacatCGAGTATTTTGTGTTTCGATTTCTTGTTTGTGATGAGAACAGACTGAGTATTGCATATGTTTAGGGGATAGGACTTCATCATCAGGGCAAGCCAGCTGGGGTGTCTGATTTTTGTGGCATCTCCAAGGTGTGCCTGGTATGTGATTTTTTGGTCATTCTGTTCATTTTTTGTCACCTTGTAAATGTGTAGCGTAATTTTACCTTGCTATCTTCGGTAGTAAATTGCTGATGAAatatcttctttattttttcttttaaaaatttttgtatttagaGGGTAAGTTTTTTGGGGATTATCAGACAGTATGTGCAACGTTTTGACATGATACCATATAATTCTTTATGGATGTGTGCTTCTACGCCTAATCACAACTTTTCAATTTCTACACACTTTTTGCAACTTCACTACTGGAGAGGAAtactttataaaataatgtcgtGATTTTTATCATACCAGTTCATGTCTTTTCAGATTCAACTGTGGATCGCCCACCTAACGTTTAGTGAAGGAGTCAGCTCCCTCAAAACATGCACTTCCTAGCTTGACACCTTATACCATGACAGTCAATGGCtggataatatataaaatagtgaTTTACATATTTTTCATACAAAGGCTGGCCTTAAACACTTTTTCGTCcgttaaaatatataaatcacgtttttctttttaaaattttactttaaaagaattttaatggAAGTTaacttatcatatttttttaattattttatttttcaaaattaatatatcatcctaaattaacaaaattttaaaatatttttctgcatttcaaatttgttattaacatttttttcctctaTCATTGCAGTCTCTTCTCTGCAGATTGTTTCGGTGGGTTTGTGTTGCGATGGGTGGAGGTTACTGTGCGTTTGAATAGGGGTGATTGTGATTGGTAGGGATTCTACGCCTAAAATGTAAGGGTTGAATTGtaggtttaaaaaattgtaaaaaggTCCAACTATCATGATTAATGGCTATGATGGGTTTGAGTTCGAATGTGAGGTAATTTTGGTGGGCTTGGGCTTAAGTGGATGACAATTTCACCAGAGTTGGATTTGAATGAGTGACAGTTATAGTAAACAGGGTTTTAAAACTCGAATTACATAAACTGatggataaattattatatttaaaatattaaactgagtttgtacaaaaatattttttatatttttatttaaatttttggatgataaaattattattattattttatctttataatattaattttttaatgcaaagTTAGATTTTGAGTAAGAAAGtgtaatttatgtatttagttGATGAAAAATGCTTATAGCCAAGCCTTGGATAGGGAAAATGTGGATCACTCTTGATAAAATTTCACCAAGTTTGTTCTTCCTCATAGATAGCTTAAGAGATGCGACTGTAACCACAGTCCTGATTAGTGCATATGTGTTTTATatgtgtattttatatttttatatttaataaataagaataaaattaaaattattgtaataatcaaattacccttactatttttaattaagaattgaataatttttaaatactctCCAACCAAACAGTCCCGTATTGACTgttatgtaattaatttatcctagagaaataaaattaataataagaatatattaagttataaatttgtattttatcttaattgatTAAAACCCTggatttaatatgaaaaatattaataataggagagggaaaataataatattaaatcctTTTCAAAACGCAGTTTATTCAGAACCCTAGGGTGCATGTAAATTCTAATTTCCAAGATTAGTGAACGGGATTGCCATGGCCTCAACTTCAGCCAATGCCAAGCTTAACAAGGGGCTCACAGCGAACACCAGAGAAGAAGGCGAGCTCTCTTCATCGGGCGACGAGGGCGACGTATTCTATATTACGAAATCCTTAATTTTTTGCTTCCGCTTCTTCATTCTACCGATTACTCTTtctattgtttttaattaattgcttGCTGTTTACTTGatgggaaaagaaaataatctcCTTTAGCTTCTCGAAACTTGAATTTTGTTTGGTCACCGAAgtatttgttttccattttaagtttcaaaattatTGACCTTGAGTTGTATTTATGGAACTAgatgttttttcttatttacgGAGCTATCtgcatatttctttatttgtacTTATCGAGCGTTCCATCAATATACTTTGGATGTTTGTTAGCTAATTTTGGCACTTAAATTGATCTTAGCTGATTTCGCAtggtattatttttttggtagtCTGAATTTGTGCTGTTAGTTTAATTGGGTAAGTTGGATTTTAGTTTAGTGCTTAAGAATCGTTTTAGTAGAATTGGTGTTTATTTACACGTTGTTACAAGTGAGGTTTCCGGGtaagcaaattttttattttttttaaccatagGTAAATCCTGTTGGCTCTGTCGCACCATGTATTGGTGCTGTTGCCGCTGCTGGAGTGacccttttttcaaatttgacaagcACACGCACGCAAGGTACTCAGACTGGTTAGCCTTACAAGCCAAATTATTTGAGAATCCGGATTTTTATTATTGGGTTCTctcattatcatattttaattttagtgtcCAATCTCTATAACCTAGTTTAGTATTggtattttcataaatatacaGACTCCCATTTACATTCTTAGAATCTTAAATTTACTTCTAATTGAATCTACGGGTTTAGTGATGTATGCACATCTAATATTTGTGTGTCTCAAAACGGTAATGTGCCAGTATACTGTTagtgaaattaataataaccaTATGGTCTTGGAAACATGTAAAGAACTTATATTCACTCTCAAGAGATGTAGTCTTTTGCTCTGTAATGATGAAGATGGAGTTGAACCCATTGTGGTATATGTGTTTTTTCCCCTTGTGCattgtttatcattttcatattgctttatttatagttttgctttGTGACTGTCTTGTTGGTTCAGATTTTGTTCTTGTAAACGGCAAAGTGCCTGTCCTGAAATATCTTTTGATGTATTTATATCTACTTTCCAGTGAAGAATGTTTCTGCCAATAATCTGTCAAGCTCTGTTGATATTCGATCTCAAACTTCCATTCAGCCAACCAATCAAAAGAGTTTTGGGAAAGGTCGAGTAAAGTTTAAATCTGGTAATCCTAGATGGTTTCCTACTTCAGGGTCGAACAATAACCTTGTGATAAGCTTCTCCGATGGTGACAGTGGCAGTGAGTCCGATGATTACCAGCAAGAAAAAACAGCTGCAACTATAACTAACACAACTGGATTGGATAGCTATGGACAACCAACTACTTTGGCATTGATGAAACCTAACAAAATACATCAAAATGCCaaaaatgtaaacaaaataATACCCAAGTTATCTTCAAATCATATATATGTCTCGTCAGAGACAAAAATTCATGGAGGAGCCAGTTCCAGGGCTGCTGAGCGCAGATCTCAAGTTAGGAAATTTAGAAACCCTAACAAAAATTTAGGAAACCAAGAGCATGGCTTGGAACTAGGAGTGGGTTTGAAAAACAGTAAGCTTGAGGACTTGAGGCAGCAGATAGCACTTCGTGAAAATGAACTAAAGCTCAAGGCTTCCCAGCAAAATAAAGATTTGGCTATTGTACAATGCAGGGATTATCATGCAATGAATATAGGCAATGAAGCAGGAAGGAAACATCAATCACCTTCTGCAGATGTTGGACAGTTGAAACGAAAAGAACCGGACAAGAAACGCTTGAAAGTAAATGGATCTTATTCTCACAATATGACTTCAGATAGCCGTCAAGAAATTCCTGCTGCAATATTAATTACTCCTGTGGAAGAGCCTACACTGGAGAACAGTACGTGTGGCAGAAATAAGGTTGATCGTATCCAGAAAGACACTCCTTTAAGCAGAATAGAATCAAGCATTGTTAAGCAGCACAAGCAGGATGATAAATGTATTGATGTTCTACCAGAAAATAGACCTAGATTGGTGAAAGATGGTAAACATGTTGTTATTTCTGTATAATTGGAGTCTTATGCTGTAGAACATTTGAGATGCAATAATGAATCGGACAGGCCTTTTCTGCAGTTGCTGATATCAATTCTAGTGGCAATCAATCTGATAGGGATAGAAGGCTGGATCATGttgatttaaaccaaatcacAGCACTGGTAAAACAGATGTCCAGTTCTTTGCCAAAAAATTTAGTAAGTTAATGCTTAGAATACATTGCTTAAGGTTTGTTTAGTTACATTTTGTGATGGTATGGTTGAGCTATAAGGTCTACTGTCCTGCATCTTGTGTACATATTACTGCAATTACTCTACATTTATATATTCAGCGACCTATGCTTGGCGTTGTATATATTATTGGTTTGTTACATTCATGATTGGTATTGTCTGACTTATGTAATAGTAGAAATTTGGTGGCATGGATCATGTGCATTTGCTCTTTTTACTGTATAGATATGAAGCTTTATGAAgtaatttacatttaaaaaaaaaaattagtaatactAGTAAAGAAATGCTGTCACCTACTTGTGTAAATGGACCTGTGTTGTTACtgtatagatatattgtatGGTTGTATTACCaatttttactttataaatcATTGTCTACCAGGAGGGTAAATTTATCTCTCTTCCAagaaatttagttttgaaagttgCGGTACTAGTGGTTCAAATAGATAACTGTAgtcttttatttcttaaatttattgTGAA harbors:
- the LOC123230349 gene encoding uncharacterized protein LOC123230349 isoform X2; this translates as MASTSANAKLNKGLTANTREEGELSSSGDEGDVNPVGSVAPCIGAVAAAGVTLFSNLTSTRTQGTQTVKNVSANNLSSSVDIRSQTSIQPTNQKSFGKGRVKFKSGNPRWFPTSGSNNNLVISFSDGDSGSESDDYQQEKTAATITNTTGLDSYGQPTTLALMKPNKIHQNAKNVNKIIPKLSSNHIYVSSETKIHGGASSRAAERRSQVRKFRNPNKNLGNQEHGLELGVGLKNSKLEDLRQQIALRENELKLKASQQNKDLAIVQCRDYHAMNIGNEAGRKHQSPSADVGQLKRKEPDKKRLKVNGSYSHNMTSDSRQEIPAAILITPVEEPTLENSTCGRNKVDRIQKDTPLSRIESSIVKQHKQDDKCIDVLPENRPRLVKDGLFCSC
- the LOC123230349 gene encoding uncharacterized protein LOC123230349 isoform X1, translated to MASTSANAKLNKGLTANTREEGELSSSGDEGDVNPVGSVAPCIGAVAAAGVTLFSNLTSTRTQGTQTVKNVSANNLSSSVDIRSQTSIQPTNQKSFGKGRVKFKSGNPRWFPTSGSNNNLVISFSDGDSGSESDDYQQEKTAATITNTTGLDSYGQPTTLALMKPNKIHQNAKNVNKIIPKLSSNHIYVSSETKIHGGASSRAAERRSQVRKFRNPNKNLGNQEHGLELGVGLKNSKLEDLRQQIALRENELKLKASQQNKDLAIVQCRDYHAMNIGNEAGRKHQSPSADVGQLKRKEPDKKRLKVNGSYSHNMTSDSRQEIPAAILITPVEEPTLENSTCGRNKVDRIQKDTPLSRIESSIVKQHKQDDKCIDVLPENRPRLVKDVADINSSGNQSDRDRRLDHVDLNQITALVKQMSSSLPKNLDKMLLNHPSKIGGHPTLNSFPSKAIGEQNVMKSNDLCKAISGE